A region from the Chelmon rostratus isolate fCheRos1 chromosome 6, fCheRos1.pri, whole genome shotgun sequence genome encodes:
- the LOC121607802 gene encoding zinc finger C3H1 domain-containing protein-like, translated as MDLNTVHRSPREEGELEDGEICDDETEESMPIRRGDGNRPGRGAPPRTRKPHQHPHNMLPHMGHQPPDFRLLMPYNRGPHGHGPFPPSHRQQCGPSGPDRLPAPSPPPLLQPPPGLGPHCETSPRTSFWERSHGALGRFRHRAMPNGGRGNWNRGSRGRGDTRGPLGRYGPVESHGIKKDSPSRKQKQQGRNQARKPIHNVSKPENSVDESFEDLLSKYKQIQLELECIRKEETMALDPNVSPAGDQTPDNTASITETKPVPEAAQSPEEPHELDTAERKVFQAFNIKPLRQKLPVPINLDELKRKWAEQDNEGDAQKEGEVEERTTQAVAEPEQKADEESEAMKKTCPCCSEETDKDEKTTKKCSCRSESSASSEDSVISPDKPVVKVEEEELSELQLRLLALQSASKKWQQKEQQVMKKSKDRITKVVQEKSSSSGAAPAGRQRVTTRSASSAAAAAAAADRNRTRSRPLDRDRDRPKTGPRPPDRDRERLKPSLKPGPKPLLERGRAPGKPHMAKKMIGTGSAAKQAARKQQLKTWKLQQQREQEEKRRQEEEERRKREDEIRRIRDLSNQDEQYNRFMKLVGGKTRTRSKSRDREHRKSAGKQGVDASGNLYQYDNYDEVAMDTDSETSSPVPSPTHNQLAADDPGCFPQMSLYVTDSPQFGMDFSQPFLSPMLSGGPPPPPPLPPPPDELEPPPKPPFADEEEEEEMLLRETCLMSMASKRVAATEEKSSSGPQSPSCQPPAGIQQPTRGNLSTVSLNTVSQSRSNKFTRGHHTPRAPLVLPRHKSVVVSLNDSDDSDSDMDACSSTQAAFGGLEFMIKEARRTVEAAKPKAASGSEKENNPVRTPEALPEAKKAEYRLLKEEIASREKQRMLKDHSVSCTSPAVSDSVLDSPVRSAAELKLTEAEQRLSKHRELLQRDEAVLRHLLQQELKKRESLKAAEGKVAKLREQLQASEKIVSANKTLLKKLQEQVHRVEHRVSIKKSLTVRLEQELTQAQQTAGRGSKRRTGSTQTQPSKLQRVDGAPRGSERHFAELIAQKQRLQQLESEYALKIQKLKEAQALRNKGIPSDLLLEPPVRASTPPEPQSQLPPPSTPFPLPQPSLHDLTQDKLTLDSEDVPEADDHESETAPAPAPAPAAAAAAKGSRRHSLLQSNSTFTKPNLEQLSLTPAKDNCSTKPAKTPTSSKPPAEMFSGLDVDALKLRYQQQARLGEQLLSELHRLGENVDNPPAGKVVSVEVDAATSQSGSSELKPVPFGSYHSPLLVFRSYRFSPYYRTKEKLSLSSVTYSNTIEPRKCFCRFDLTGTCNDDDCRWQHMRNCTLTGNQLFQDILSYNLPLIGCSESSSDEDISVATEKYMKKLFGTNKDRMGIDQKAVLLVSKVNESKRHVPPFTTCKDTRRWRLKPSTQSSLIPEDDSEDETAAGNPTAGRHGDCAQTSLSALDVCVTSEDKRYFASETDDISNLETSVLESSADTQLWIKLAYKYLNQNETSAAECLEAALNTLSRALENNCDNPEVWSHYLSLFSRRGSREEVQEMCEMAVEHAPDYKVWWNYLNLESSFEGKDYVCDRLVQFLLTEASAGVSDKLSFQLMEALLYRVELNLFTGRMESALAILQNALKSAHDRSIAERLTPSDRALLWLSYIHLTEFDRLPSSLYDPAESGPSRLVSRESFMLPWRTVQDVSTPPDILIALFQDAIHQCSDECLSESERTLACLPLHTNLIFLNKLLERFDEGVVLCESLLGSCPESCTLRDALADLHIRKGDGDQAVNMWLHVLAECPNNAEVFYHSCKFLMAQDKSSAIVPLFRGFILSLCEDQQSQKKPVDVLRHILGFATEELLRGPIIKELQEQLSQQMAYLHLIHCRWQWLHGSVEDTVDAFERALASSMQLEELHKLWMDYLLFSSHQQVHGPASSQSKVFSDLVQRCLSTVPSRLEVPFNPAEFWSCYRFHNKVVTLYLSCLPQSQHALVLERLRYAMPNNIELGLRLLHQEWQDGNIEHLKFQARMLSSNSPKCLANWKIAIAVERELKERSEVRLLCQQALHHLPLCAALWKDRVLSEAAEGGQTDRLRRLLDRCQQVGVSLSE; from the exons ATGGATTTAAACACAGTTCATCGTTCTccgagagaggagggagagctcGAAGACGGGGAGATCTGCGATGATGAAACCGAGGAGAGTATGCCGATCCGACGGGGGGATGGTAACAGGCCCGGCCGCGGCGCTCCTCCACGGACACGAAAACCTCACCAACATCCACACAACATGCTGCCGCACATGGGTCACCAGCCGCCAGATTTCCGTCTCCTGATGCCATACAACCGCGGACCTCACGGACACGGCCCTTTTCCCCCGAGCCACAGGCAGCAGTGCGGGCCGAGCGGGCCCGACCGGCTTCCTGCACCCTCTCCCCCGCCGCTGCTGCAGCCGCCACCGGGGCTCGGTCCTCACTGCGAGACGAGCCCGCGAACCAGCTTCTGGGAGCGGAGCCACGGTGCCCTGGGCAGGTTCAGGCACCGGGCCATGCCGAACGGTGGACGCGGCAATTGGAACCGAGGCAGCCGGGGACGTGGAGACACCAGAGGTCCCCTCGGTCGTTACGGGCCCGTAGAGAGTCACGGCATCAAGAAAGACTCTCCCTCGAGAAAAC aaaagcagcaggggAGGAACCAGGCGAGAAAACCgattcacaatgtttccaaaccagaGAACAGTGTTGACGAGTCCTTCGAAGATTTACTGTCCAAGTACAAGCAGattcagctggagctggagtgCATCCGTAAAGAGGAGACGATGGCTCTGGATCCCAACGTGTCCCCTGCTGGAGACCAGACCCCAGACAACACTGCCAGTATTACAGAGACCAAACCAGTACCCGAAGCAGCTCAGAGTCCAGAGGAACCCCACGAGCTGGACACAGCTGAGAGGAAAGTGTTCCAGGCGTTCAACATCAAACCTCTCCGTCAAAAACTTCCCGTCCCCATTAACCTGGAtgagctgaagaggaagtgGGCGGAGCAGGATAACGAAGGTGATGCTCAGAAGGAGG GTGAAGTAGAAGAAAGAACAACACAAGCTGTGGCTGAACCAGAGCAGAAGGCTGATGAAGAGTCAGAGGCGATGAAGAAGACGTGTCCGTGCTGCAGCgaagaaacagacaaagatgAGAAAACGACAAAGAAGTGTTCATGTCGGAGCGAGTCCTCGGCCTCCAGCGAGGACTCCGTCATCTCTCCGGACAAG CCggtggtgaaggtggaggaggaggagctgtcGGAGCTGCAGCTGCGTCTCCTCGCTCTGCAGTCGGCCAGCAAGAAGTGGCAGCAGAAGGAGCAGCaggtgatgaagaagagcaAAGACCGGATCACTAAAGTGGTCCAGGAGAAAAGCTCCAGCTCGGGAGCTGCTCCAGCCGGCAGGCAGAGAGTCACCACGAGGTCGGcctcctccgccgccgccgcagccGCCGCTGCAGACAGGAACAGAACCAGGTCTAGACCTCTGGACAGGGACCGAGACAGACCCAAGACTGGGCCCAGACCtccagacagagacagagagaggctcAAACCCAGTCTTAAACCTGGTCCCAAACCTCTgctggagagaggcagagctccAGGGAAACCGCACATGGCCAAGAAGATGATCGGTACAG GCTCAGCGGCGAAGCAGGCGGccaggaagcagcagctgaagacgtggaagctgcagcagcagagagagcaggaggagaaacggcgacaggaagaggaagaacgACGCAAACGAGAGGACGAAATCCGCAGAATCCGCGATCTGTCCAACCAGGACGAGCAGTACAACCGCTTCATGAAGCTGGTGGGAGGGAAGACGAGGACACGCAGTAAA TCCAGAGATCGGGAGCACAGGAAGTCTGCAGGTAAACAGGGCGTGGACGCCTCAGGAAACCTCTACCAGTATGACAACTATGACGAGGTGGCGATGGACACGGACAGCGAGACCAGTTCACCAG TGCCGTCGCCGACACACAACCAGCTGGCTGCAGACGATCCGGGATGTTTCCCTCAGATGTCTCTTTATGTGACCGACTCCCCTCAGTTTGGAATG GATTTCTCTCAGCCGTTCCTCTCCCCCATGCTGTCTGGTGGGCCTCCCCCGCCTCCACCCTTACCCCCTCCACCGGACGAGCTGGAGCCTCCTCCCAAACCTCCCTTCGctgacgaggaagaggaggaggagatgctgcTCAGGGAGACCTGTCTGATGTCTATGGCCAGCAAGCGAGTGGCAGCGACTGAG gagaagagcagcagtggtCCTCAGTCTCCCAGCTGTCAGCCTCCTGCAGGCATTCAGCAGCCGACCagaggaaacctgagcaccGTCAGTCTGAACACGGTGTCTCAGTCCAGAAGCAACAAGTTCACCAGAGGACATCACACTCCCAGAGCGCCGCTGGTG CTGCCCAGACACAAGTCGGTGGTGGTTTCTCTGAATGACTCGGACGACAGTGACTCCGACATGGACgcctgcagctccacacagGCAGCGTTTGGAGGACTGGAGTTCATGATCAAAGAGGCCAGGAGGACCGTGGAG GCAGCCAAGCCTAAAGCAGCATCAGGATCTGAGAAGGAGAACAACCCCGTCAGAACTCCAGAGGCTTTACCTGAAGCCAAGAAGGCTGAGTACCGCCTGCTCAAAGAGGAAATCGCCAG cagggagaagcagaggatgCTGAAGGATCACAGCGTGAGCTGCACCTCACCTGCCGTCTCTGACTCAGTGCTGGACTCACCTGTAAggtcagctgcagagctgaaactgaccgaagcagagcagagactcAGCAAACACAG ggagctgctgcagagagacgaGGCCGTGCTGAGACACCTGCTCCAacaggagctgaagaagagggAGTCTCTGAAGGCTGCCGAGGGGAAGGTGGCCAAACTGagggagcagctgcaggcttcGGAGAAGATCGTCAGCGCTAACAAGACGCTCttgaagaagctgcaggaacag GTGCATCGTGTTGAACACCGAGTGTCCATAAAGAAGAGTCTGACTGTCAGGTTGGAGCAGGAGCTGACTCAGGCTCAGCAGACTGCCGGCAGAGGATCAAAACGCCGAACAGGCTCCACCCAGACTCAG CCCAGTAAGCTGCAGCGTGTGGACGGAGCCCCTCGTGGATCAGAGCGTCACTTTGCAGAGCTCATCGCCCAGAagcagcggctgcagcagctggagtctGAGTACGCCCTCAAGATCCAGAAGCTGAAGGAGGCTCAGGCCCTCCGCAACAAAGGAATCCCATCAGATCTGCTCTTAGAGCCACCAGTTCGAGCCTCCACCCCTCCTGAACCTCAGAGCCAGctcccacctccctccacccccttcCCTCTACCCCAGCCCTCCCTGCACGACCTCACCCAGGACAAACTAACCCTAGACAGTGAAGACGTACCCGAGGCTGATGATCATGAATCAGAAactgcacctgcacctgcacctgcacctgctgctgctgctgctgctaaaggAAGCCGCAGACACTCCCTCCTTCAGTCCAACAGCACATTCACCAAACCCAACCTGGAGCAGCTGAGCTTAACTCCAGCTAAAGACAACTGCTCTACCAAACCTGCCAAGACTCCCACCAGCTCCAAGCCTCCTGCAGAGATGTTTTCGGGCTTGGATGTGGACGCTCTGAAGCTGAGGTACCAGCAGCAGGCCCGGCTGGGAGAGCAACTTCTGAGTGAGCTGCACAGATTGGGAGAAAATGTTGACAACCCCCCTGCTGGAAAG GTGGTCTCAGTGGAGGTGGACGCAGCCACGAGCCAATCAGGGAGTTCAGAGCTGAAACCAGTTCCCTTTGGATCATATCACAGCCCTCTGCTGGTCTTCAGATCATACAG GTTCAGTCCATATTACAGGACCAAGGAGAAGTTATCTCTGAGCTCTGTAACATACAGCAACACCATCGAACCAAGAAAGTGTTTCTGTCGGTTTGATCTCACAGGAACCTGCAATGATGACGACTGCAGATG GCAGCACATGAGAAACTGCACTTTGACTGGAAACCAACTTTTCCAGGATATCCTGTCATACaatctgcctctgattggctgttctgAGAGCAGCTCAGATGAGGACATCAGCGTTGCCACAG AAAAGTATATGAAGAAGCTGTTCGGAACAAACAAAGACCGAATGGGAATCGACCAGAAGGCCGTACTCCTCGTCAGCAAAGTGAACGAAAGCAAACGACACG TCCCTCCGTTCACCACCTGTAAAGACACGAGGAGGTGGAGACTGAAGCCGTCGACGCAGAGCAGCCTCATCCCAGAGGACGACAGTGAGGACGAGACTGCGGCTGGAAACCCGACGGCTGGGAGACACG GTGACTGCGCTCAGACCAGCCTTTCTGCTCTGGATGTTTGCGTCACATCAGAGGACAAACGTTATTTTGCCAGTGAGACGGATGACATATCAAACCTGGAGACCAGTGTCCTGGAGAGCTCCGCAGACACTCAGCTGTGGATCAAATTAGCATACAAATACCTCAATCAGAACGAGAC gtCTGCAGCAGAGTGTTTGGAAGCGGCCTTGAACACGTTGTCCCGTGCTCTGGAGAATAACTGTGATAACCCTGAGGTGTGGAGCCACTACCTGTCTCTGTTCTCCAGGCgaggcagcagggaggaggtCCAGGAGATGTGTGAGATGGCTGTGGAGCATGCACCTGACTACAAAGTGTGGTGGAAT tattTAAACTTGGAGAGCTCGTTCGAAGGGAAGGACTACGTGTGTGATCGCCTCGTGCAGTTTCTCCTCACTGAAGCGTCTGCTGGTGTCTCTGACAAACTGTCCTTCCAGCTGATGGAGGCGCTGCTCTACAGGGTCGAGCTCAACTTGTTCACAGGCAGGATGGAGAGCGCGCTGGCCATTTTACAG AATGCCTTGAAATCAGCCCACGACAGGAGTATAGCTGAACGCCTGACACCCAGCGACCGTGCGTTGCTCTGGCTCTCTTACATCCACCTGACGGAGTTCGACCGGCTGCCGTCCAGCCTGTACGACCCGGCGGAGTCCGGTCCGTCCAGGCTGGTGAGCAGAGAGTCCTTCATGCTGCCCTGGAGGACAGTGCAGGACGTCAGCACACCGCCTGACATCCTCATCGCTCTCTTCCAAG ATGCCATCCATCAGTGCAGTGATGagtgtttgtctgagagtgAGAGGACGCTGGCCTGCCTGCCTCTTCACACCAACCTCATCTTCCTCAACAAACTGCTGGAGAG GTTTGATGAGGGTGTTGTTCTCTGTGAGTCTCTGCTGGGGTCCTGTCCTGAGTCCTGCACTCTGAGAGACGCTCTGGCTGACCTCCACATCAGGAAAGGAGACGGAGATCAGGCGGTCAACATGTGGCTTCACGTTCTGGCCGAGTGTCCCAACAACGCTGAGGTCTTCTATCACTCCTGCAAGTTCCTCATGGCTCAG GACAAGTCGAGCGCCATCGTCCCCTTGTTCAGAGGATTCATCCTGAGTCTCTGTGAGGACCAGCAGAGTCAGAAGAAACCTGTGGACGTTCTGCG ACACATCCTTGGATTTGCcactgaggagctgctgagaggTCCAATCATCAAGGAGCTTCAGGAGCAGCTCAGTCAGCAGATGGCTTACCTCCACCTGATccactg TCGCTGGCAGTGGCTGCACGGCTCTGTGGAGGACACGGTGGACGCCTTCGAGAGAGCGCTGGCATCATCcatgcagctggaggagcttcACAAACTGTGGATGGA ttaCCTGCTGTTCAGCAGCCATCAGCAGGTCCACGGTCCAGCTAGCAGTCAGTCAAAAGTGTTCTCAGATCTGGTGCAGCGCTGCCTGAGCACCGTCCCATCTCGACTGGAGGTTCCCTTCAACCCAGCAGAGTTCTGGAGCTGCTACCGCTTCCACAACAAG GTTGTGACTCTTTACCTGAGCTGTCTGCCGcagtcccagcatgcactggtCCTGGAGAGGCTGAGATATGCCATGCCCAACAACATTGAACTGGGCctgag GTTGCTGCATCAAGAGTGGCAGGACGGAAACATTGAACACCTGAAGTTCCAGGCCAGGATGCTGAGCAGTAACTCTCCAAAGTGTCTGGCCAACTGGAAAAT AGCGATAGCTGTGGAGAGGGAGCTAAAGGAGCGATCAGAG GTGCGACTTCTCTGTCAGCAGGCCCTCCATCACCTTCCACTGTGTGCTGCCCTGTGGAAAGAT